TCACTCAATGTGGAGTTTTGGGAAATGTACTCGGGCACTATTTCCTTCATCAATCGTACGGTATTGCCATTAAAGAACATGTTCGTGATGCATAGTTCATCGATTTTGGAACGCACCTTGGCATAATCCAACTCCCTTACCTTACTGATCTTAATTTTTTTGTGGTAGGTAGGCATGGTATTCTCACCGTTAGCCAATAATTCCTCGTACAACTTTTCACCCGGCCTTAATCCTGTGATTTTGATATCGATATCCTCTGGATACCGTAAACCGGACAGTTTGATCATGTTCTTGGCCAAATCAAAGATTTTGACGGATTCTCCCATATCGAATATAAAGATTTCCCCGCCTTCGCCCATGGCACCTGCTTCTAATACCAATTGGGAAGCTTCCGGTATGGTCATAAAATAACGTGTGATTTCTTTATGCGTCAGTGTTAGCGGGCCACCTTTTTCTATTTGTTTACGGAACAAGGGTATGACAGATTCGTTGGAACCCAAAACATTTCCAAATCTTGTAGTTATGAATTTGGTTTTATTTTCCTTTTGCATACAGCTGATGTACATCTCGGCAATCCGCTTGGAGGCTCCCATAACATTGGTAGGGTTAACTGCCTTATCCGTAGAAACGAAAACGAACTTTTCAACTCCGTGGATAAGGGATAGGTCCGCAATCGTTTTGGTACCCCCTATATTGATTTTGATGGCCTCATAGGAATTGTATTCCATTAAGGGAACATGTTTGTAGGCGGCTGCATGGAAAACCACATTCGGTTTATGTTCCTCAAACAGTTGGTTCATTCGATTTTTATCCCGGATATCCCCTACTATGGGAATGAAGTTATGAAAACCATTCTGTTTTAGTTCCTGTTGCAGGTCATATAGAGCGGATTCCGCTTGATCGACGACAAGCAAGGAATTATATCCATAATTACAAATTTGCCGAACGATTTCACTTCCAATGGAGCCTGCTCCTCCGGTAACCAAAATGGTTTTGTTCAAAAGCGCTACTTCGATCTTACTATTCTTTATTTGAATCGGCGCCCTGTCCAACAGGTCTTCTATCTGAACTTGTTTTATCTGGGAAACCTTTAGTTCTCCGTTGATCCAGTCTTCGATCGGGGGAACAATTTTGACAACCACGGGATAATCCACAAGGCCTTCCACCGTTTTCCTCAATTTCAGGGAATCTATATTCTGAATGGAGAAAATGATCTCTGAAATCCTGTTTTTCTCTATAAATTCCTTGGTTAGCGTCCTTCTGGCAAAAACGGGAACCCCATTTATTTTTTTACCTATTTTCTTTACGTCCCTGTCAATATAACCCAATACGCGGTATTCGCTTTGGGCATGGTTTGTAATGGCACCATGGGTCAAAACCCCAGAGTCGCCTGCACCATAGATGAGCACATTCTTGAAAGGCCTGTTGCCCTGATGCATGCCATTGTAAAGGGACTTAAAAACAAATCGTGAGGCCGTTAGTCCTATAAATGTTATTAGGCTGTTGATAATGATAATGGACAAGGGAATGGTGAATAGTGAGAACATACCGAACAATCTGTTCGAAAGCACGATAAAAATCACCAGAATACTGGAGAGGCATACTGCATTAAAAATATTGTATACGTCACGCACGCCCGTATGCCTTACCACACCCTTGTAGGAACCAACGATTAAAAAAGCGGCCAAGGAGGTTAGGAGTACCAAGGGCAATTGGACCAAAAGATTGGAAACTTCAAAATCCAGAGTTAGGTTAAACCGTATGAGATAGGAAAGCACAAAGGCGAAAGCTACGGTAACCAAGTCTATTACTAGAACCAACCATTTTGAAGCGTAACGCTCTGCATTATAGGTTATGTATTTTTGAATCATGCTAAGACATTTTTAATGATGGTAACAACACGTTCCAAATCCCCGGGCTCCAAATTGGAGCCACTGGGCAAGCACAATCCCCTTTCAAAGAGGTTTTCTGAGGTTCCATCCATAAACTGTTCATACTTCTGGAAAACAGGTTGCAAATG
Above is a window of Maribacter algicola DNA encoding:
- a CDS encoding polysaccharide biosynthesis protein; this encodes MIQKYITYNAERYASKWLVLVIDLVTVAFAFVLSYLIRFNLTLDFEVSNLLVQLPLVLLTSLAAFLIVGSYKGVVRHTGVRDVYNIFNAVCLSSILVIFIVLSNRLFGMFSLFTIPLSIIIINSLITFIGLTASRFVFKSLYNGMHQGNRPFKNVLIYGAGDSGVLTHGAITNHAQSEYRVLGYIDRDVKKIGKKINGVPVFARRTLTKEFIEKNRISEIIFSIQNIDSLKLRKTVEGLVDYPVVVKIVPPIEDWINGELKVSQIKQVQIEDLLDRAPIQIKNSKIEVALLNKTILVTGGAGSIGSEIVRQICNYGYNSLLVVDQAESALYDLQQELKQNGFHNFIPIVGDIRDKNRMNQLFEEHKPNVVFHAAAYKHVPLMEYNSYEAIKINIGGTKTIADLSLIHGVEKFVFVSTDKAVNPTNVMGASKRIAEMYISCMQKENKTKFITTRFGNVLGSNESVIPLFRKQIEKGGPLTLTHKEITRYFMTIPEASQLVLEAGAMGEGGEIFIFDMGESVKIFDLAKNMIKLSGLRYPEDIDIKITGLRPGEKLYEELLANGENTMPTYHKKIKISKVRELDYAKVRSKIDELCITNMFFNGNTVRLMKEIVPEYISQNSTLSEFDSKTDSSNEPKPTPNLKIVQS